DNA from Chloroflexota bacterium:
CGATTCCATGCTGCTCAATGCCTCCGACCTGATGGTGGAAACCGTGGTCGCGCGCTTCAAGGATCATCCGGCGGTCGGCGTCTGGAATCTTGGCAATGAACCTGACCTGTTCGCCCTCCCGGACAATGCAGCTCAGGGTAAAAGTTGGACGCGGCACCTTACGAGCCTGATCAAAAGCATCGATCCAGCAACCCCTGTAACCTGCGGACTGCACGTCAATAGCCTTTTCGAAGACAACGGTCTCCGGATCAGCGACGTTTTCGCCGAAGTGGATTTCCCCGTGATGCATGGTTATCCCATGTACGTCGACTGGGCTCGCGGTCCACTGGACGCCTGGTATGTGCCATTTCTCTGCGCCCTGACCTCCGCACTCTCCGGTGGAAAGCCCACCCTTATGGAGGAGTTGGGCGGCTGCACCGAAGCCCCAGGGAAACCATCCTCCGTTTGGGCCTGGACCGAATATGGGAAACCAAGAACGCAATTCATGGCAGCTGAGGGTGAATTCGCTGATTATGTAGAGCAATTGTTACATAACTTGCCACAGGTCGGTGCTTCGGGGGCAGTCTTCTGGTGTTTCGCAGATTACCACCCCGACCTGTGGGACCGCCCCCCCTGCCTGGAAGCCTGGCACGAGCGTTTCTTTGGCCTGATGCGCCCCGACGGCTCCCTGAAACCCCATGCCGAAGTCATCAAGCGCTTCGCTACATCCCGACCCACCGTGCAACCGCCTCGCTATTCGATCGATCTGGATATCACCCCGGACCAGTACTATCACGATCCTCTGAAATACGTGCAGCGCTTCTATGCCGAGTTCCTTTCCCAGGTAGGCCAACCATTTCCTGTGCCTGCCGTTTGAACGTTGGGAGAGGTGCCAAGACACTCACTGGAGTTACTCACACAAGGAAAGTTGATTGCTCATGAAGGAATCGATCACTGCAGTGCTTCTGGGAGCCGGCCAACGCGGAGCCGATTCCTATGGCCCCTATGCCCTCGAATATCCTCAAGAACTTCGATTCGTTGCGGTCGCCGAGCCCGACCCAATCCGGCGAACACGATTTGCCGAGGCTCACGGAATCCCGAGCGAGCGCCAGTTCACCACATGGGAAGAGGTCGCTTCCCGGCCACAATTGGCCGATGCTCTCTTCAATTGCACCAAGGACCAGATGCATTACGCGTCCACAATGGGCGCCCTGGATACCGGCTATGATGTCCTGTTGGAAAAGCCCATGACCAACCGGTTGACTCCCACCGTTCAACTGGTTCAGCATGCCGAAAAACTGGGACGTCTGTTACAGGTCTGCCACGTCCTGCACTACACGACCTTCTTCTCCACCTTGCACGACATTCTGGAAAGCGGAAAGCTCGGCGACATCATCACGGTGGAGCACCGGGAAAATGTCGAGACCTATCACATGGCCCATAGTTTCGTCCGGGGAAACTGGCGCAACGCAGCGGAATCGAGCCCCATGATCCTCTCCAAATGCTGCCATGATCTGGATATCCTCACCTGGAATTTCGGTCACGGCCCCGAACGGCTGCAATCCTTCGGATCACTCCTGCACTTCCGACGCGATATGGCGCCAACCGGTGCCACTCAGCGCTGTACCGATGATTGCCCGGTGAGCGAGCAATGCCCCTTCGATGCACGCCGTCTTTATCTGGACATGGACCGGACAGGTTGGCCGGTAACGATGATCACCTCGGATCTGAGCTACCAGGGACGGCTTCAAGCGCTGGAAAGTGGCCCCTATGGGCGCTGCGTTTTCCACTGCGATAACACCGTGGTCGATCATCAAACGGTCAACCTTGAGTTTCCCGGCGGTGCGACCGCTGTTCTATTCATGCAAGGCCATTCGCACGAGGAAAGTCGCACCTTGCGTTACGACGGTACACGAGCCACGCTGCGCGGCAAGTTCACTTACAGGGGTGGTGTCATCGAGATCCACGACCATGTGACCGGCGCAATGGAGGTAATTCCCTGTGACGCTACCATGAGCGGCCACAGCGGAGGTGACTTCGGCATGGTGTCTGCCTTCCTGGAAACCATTCGAGGCAACGCAGCGCCCCTGACAAGGGCGCGCGTTGCGCTCGAAAGCCATATGATGGCCTTCGCGGCCGAAGAGTCCCGGAAAAAGGGCAAAGTAGTCGATATGGCGGTGTTTAGACGCCGCGCCGAAGAAGTAGCGTTGTCTGAGCAACAGGCCGGCAACTGAGACTCGCCATCACCGGTCAAAATTCTCCCTGAGCAATTTGCCCCTGGTTTTCCCCTGTGGTATACTGCCAGGCCGAGCGCGCTTTGCGCGCTCAAATTACGCACGCCACTCGCGGTCGTCTAAATCCGGCTGCGTGCTCCGTATTCCGCGGTACGGGGTAAACTGGATTACACGCGAGGGCGAACGACTAAACGCATTTTTCAGGAGGTATCTCGAACCGTGGCAGTAGTAAAAATGAAAGACCTGCTCGAAGCAGGCGTCCACTTTGGACACCGTACCCGCCGGTGGCATCCCAAGATGAAACCCTACCTTTTCACCGAGCGAAATGGTATCCATATTATCGACTTGCAGCAGACGATGCGGCAGATTGAGGCCGCCTACCAGCGTACCCGCAGTGTGGTCGCGTCAGGTGGCACTGTGCTCTTCGTCGGCACAAAACGTCAGGCCCAACAGAATGTCCAGGAAGCTGCGGAAAAGGCCGGCATGCCCTACGTCAATCAAAGATGGCTGGGTGGTACCCTTACCAACTTCCGCACCATCCGCCAGCGTGTCGATCATATGATCAAGCTGGAGCAACAAAAGGAACGTGGTGATTTCGATCTCTTGATCAAAAAGGAAGCCCTGCAGCAGCAACGGGAGATCGATAAGCTGCAACGGCGTCTTGGTGGCCTGCGTGATATGCGCCGCCTTCCTGATCTGGTATTCATCACCGATATCAATCGCGAAGACATTGCAGTTCGGGAAGCCAGCAAACTCGGTATCCCGATCATCGCCATGGTCGACACCAACGTCAATCCCGATCCCGTTGACCTGGTGATCCCGGCTAACGACGACGCGATTCGCGCCATCAAACTGATCACCAATGTCATATCGCAGGCAGCCCAGGAAGGTCGCCACATGCGTGAGGTGATCGAGGCCGATGAGGAGGAAGACTACAAGGCCGTAATCGACGAAGAGATCCAGGAACCTGAGATCTATCTCGGTCCCTCTACCCTGGCGAAACTCGCCAGCGGCGTGGGCGCTGCCAGTGACACCCCTGAGACAAAGGTGGTCGAGGTGGTCGCCGAAACCGAAACAACCGAAATAGTTGAAGAGACCGAAGTAGAAGGTGAAGTAATCGAAGAGACCGAGGTGGTAGAGCAAACCGAGGTGGCCGAGGAAGCTAAAAAAGAGGTGATCGCGGAAACCGAGGTCGACGAGGTGGCTGAGGTGGTCGAAGAAGTCGACGTGAATGAGAAAGAAGAAACAGCCACCGAGGAGCAGGAAGAAACCGAAGCGGTTGAAACTGCCTGAGCAGCTCTTTTTTACGTAGTAAACGAGGGCACCGGTGAATTTACCGCCGGTGCCCTAATTGCGAAAAGTTAACCAGGCGCGGCACAGCCAGAAACCCCATCCCCCTCCAGCGGCAGAGAACAGGAAAAACAAGCAACTGTACCCTGTCGCCAGGTCTGGTCTTCCGCGGTAGCCTTAGGTCTGGGGCAACAAGCTGTGACTGCCTGACGAACAAGATACAGGAGAAAAACGTTGACAGTTACAACAGCGATGGTAAAAGAACTGCGAGCTGCCACCGGCGCCGGCGTCCTTGACTGCAAGAACGCGCTGACTGAAGCCAATGGCAACTTCGACGAAGCGGTTGAGTTTCTGCGCAAGCAGGGACTTGCCACGGCCGCCAAGAAAGCCAGTCGCGAGGCCAATGAAGGCCTGATCGGCAATTATGTCCACATGGGATCCAAAGCCGCATCCATGATCGAGGTCAACTGTGAGACCGATTTCGTGGCACGGACTGATGACTTCCAGCAGCTTGTCAAGGATCTTGCGATGCAGATCGTGGCGCTCAAGCCCATCTATGTCAGTCGCGAGGATATCCCGGAAGAGGTCCTGCAAAAGGAACGAGAGATCTATGCAGCTCAGATGGCTGACTCGGGCAAGCCTGATCATATTCTCGATAAGATTGTCGAAGGAAAACTGGAGAAATACTATCAGGAAGTCTGCCTGGTAGACCAGCCCTTCGCCAAGGATGACTCGATGACCGTCGATGACCTGGTCACCCGGGCGATCGCCAAACTAGGCGAAAACATCGTCATCCGCCGCTTCACCCGCTACGAAGTAGGCGAATGAGACAGGTTTGATAGGCCGGAGGCCATGGCAGAATGGCTTCCGGCCCAACTTTAGCAGTTAGTAGCTGTTTGAAAAAGGGTCGAACCCATGGACAAGGCTTTTCAAACAGTGTCTTCGACACCAGCAGTTCAGGAGAAAGTGCCTTGAGCGAGCCCAAGTTTAGTCGTATCCTTCTTAAGATAGGTGGCGAATCGCTGGCTGGTCCCGAGGGTTATGGAATAGACCCTGAGCGAGCTGTTGATCTTGCCTATAAGGTCAAACAAGTCACGGATCTCGGTGTAGAGGTGGCCCTTGTCCTGGGTGCCGGCAATATCTGGCGTGGCAAAACCGGCCTGGCCCATGGCATGGAACGGGCCACCGCCGATCACATGGGGATGCTGGCCACGGTGATGAACGCCCTGGCCCTACAGGATGCTCTTGAACGTATCGGCGTAATCACGCGGGTCCAGACGTCCATCGAAATGCGTTCTCTGGCTGAGCCGTACATTCGATTGCGAGCCATCCGTCATCTTGAGAAAGGCAGGGTCGTGATCATCGGTGCCGGTACCGGAAACCCCTATTTCACCACCGACACTGCGGCAGCCCTGCGAGCAATGGAGGTGGGCGCCGATGTCCTGATCAAAGCCACCAAGGTTGACGCCGTCTACGATGACGATCCCCTGGAAAACCCCGATGCAACCCGGTTTGAGTTCCTGCCCTATCTCGATGCACTCAATCTTCGGGTGGGGGTGCTGGACAGCACAGCCATTACCCTTTCCATGGAGAATCACATGCCCATCTACGTGGTTGACTTGTGGCAGCCAGGCGTGTTAGAATCGGTGGTGATGGGCGAGCAAGTTGGCACCATCATCGCAGATGAAGCAGTTTGGCAAGAGCGACAGCCAGCCACGACCAACAGCCAGGAGCGCCAACGACGATGATTGACGACATCCTTCTTAACGCCGAAGATCGCATGGAGAAATCCATCGAGTCCCTGAACTTTGACCTTCGTACCATCCGTACAGGACGCGCAACTCCCGCGCTGGTGGAACATATCCCTGTAGACTACTATGGCGCACCGACACCGTTGAACCAACTGGCAGTCATCGGTGTGCCCGAACCGCGCCTCATTGTGATTCGCCCCTTCAACCCTGGCGACATTGGCGACATCCAAAAGGCCATTTTGCGCTCCGATCTGGGAATCACACCCTCTAACGACAGCAAGGTGATTCGTCTGGCAATCCCACAGCTGACCGAAGAACGTCGCAAGGAATTGGTGCGCCAGGTGGGAAAACGGGTGGAAGAAGCCCGGATTTCGATCCGCAACATCCGCCGGGATGCCAATGAGGAACTCAAGTCAGCCGAAAAATCCAAGGATATCCCGGAGGACGACTTCTATTGGGGTCGAGACGAAATCCAGGAACTGGTCGACCGAATGATCGAACAGATCGATGGGATCGGTGAGGCCAAGGAGAAAGAGATCCTGGAAATCTGATCCAGTTTCCCGGAAGCGGACCTATGACCTCGAACGACGAGACCAACGGTACACAGGTGATGGCGGGACAACTGCGGATTCCCCATCATGTCGGTATCATTATGGATGGCAATGGCCGCTGGGCGCAAGAGCAGGGATTGCCCCGCTTTATGGGCCATAGAGCCGGTACCGACAATATTCGTCAGGTCCTGGAGGCATCTGTTGGGTTCGGGATCAAAGTGCTCACCATCTACGCGTTTTCGACGGAAAACTGGGGCCGACCACCGGCGGAAGTGCGAGGCCTGATGCGGCTGCTCAGCCGCACGATCGAAGAGCAACTCCAGGAACTCCATGAAAACGGCGTCCAAATCCGCCACAGTGGTAGTCTCGTGGGCATTTCCGAGCCACTGAAAAAGCAGATCACCCGGGCTCTGGAACTGACCAGCAACAACGACCGGATCATTCTCAACGTCGCGTTCAACTATGGCGGTCGAGCCGAGATCATCGACGGCATCCGGCGCGTCATCGAGGATGGCCTTGCCCCGGAACAGATCACCGAGGACATCTTCAGCCATTACCTCTACACCCACGATCTTCCAGATGCCGATCTGATCATCCGCACGGGCGGCGAGTACCGGTTAAGCAACTTCCTGATCTGGCAGGCAGCTTACGCCGAATACTACGCCACACCCACCTACTGGCCAGATTTCGACGAGGCCGAATTGAGAAAAGCCCTTGAAGCTTTCAGCGATCGGGACCGGCGCTTCGGCCATGTCCAGGTGACCTGACCCGTGCTCCGCACCCGCGTCCTCAGTGCCGCCGTCTTGATGGTCGTCGTGGCTGTCCCTGCGGTCCTTGGTGGCCTGCCTTTCTTTGCACTGATCGCTGCCGTGGGCGTCCTCGCCACCTGGGAACATGTCAACCTCTTTCGGCAAGGTGGCTATGAGCCAAGCCTTGTCCTCGCAATCATCCTTACCCTGTTATTCATTGTCCAGGGCCAGTGGAGCGATCTCTTTCCGCTGAGCCTGGTGTTGACCGTGGCGGTCATCGGGTCTATCTTCTGGAGTCTCTTTCACAATTCCGAGACCCCTGCTACCGACTGGGCCATCGCGCTGGCTGGTTCCCTTTACCTGGGCTGGTTGCTCAGTCAATTCGTCCGCCTGCGCGCTCTTGAAGATGGCCTTTTCTGGCTCCTGGTGGGAGCAATCGCTATCTGGGCGGCCGACGTAACCGCCTATTTTGCCGGTCGCGCCTTCGGACGGCATCCCTGGTGGCCCAGGCATAGTCCCAAAAAAACCTGGGAAGGCTACCTTTCAGGCGCGGTTGCCAGCACACTTTCCAGCGCCCTGCTTGGTCACTGGCTACTGGGCCTTGGCTGGCTCGAAGGCGCTGCACTGGGTTTACTGATTGGGTTGGTCGCGCCGCTGGGTGATTTGGCTGAGTCGATGATTAAGCGCCAGGTAGGCGCCAAAGACTCCAGCAATCTGATCCCCGGCCACGGCGGCATCCTCGATCGCATAGATAGCCTTCTGGTAACGATCCCTCTGGTATTTTTCTGGGCATCGCTGATGCCGCGTTGGCCAATCTAATCTGTCAGCCCGCCCTTGTCATTATCCGTAGTTCAGCCGACCATCCCCGGTCAATCTGAGGAAGGACTCAATGACTACAGCACAAGTTGCCGTTGCGCCACCCCCTCAACCGTCTCGCCTTTCCGTCCTGTCGTGGGCCCTTTACGACCTGGCCAACACGATCTTCTCCATGAACATCGTCTCCCTCTATTTCGGCCTTTGGGTCGTCAATCAGATGGGAGGCAATGACGCCGATTACGGCAATGCCAACAGCATCTCGATGGCGTTGATGTTTTTCACCGCGCCGATTTTGGGTGCGCTTTCTGATCAGGCGGGGCGTCGCATGCCCTTCCTCATTGTCACAACCCTGCTCTGCGTGGGCTTCACCGCGCTGCTGGGAACCTGGGGACTGATGATCAGCCTGTTGCTCTTCATCGTCGCAAACTACATGTTCCAGGCCGGCCTGATCTTCTACGACTCGTTATTACCCGTCGTCAGCACCGAGGAAAACCGGGGGCGAGTTGGCGGCCTGGGGATCGGCCTGGGTTACATGGGCTCCTTCATTGGCGTGGGAGCCGGACTGCTGCTCCTGGACAGGATTGGCTACACAGGAATCTTCCGCCTGACCGCAGTTCTCTTTCTGGTCTTTGCCATACCTTGTTTCATCTTCGTCAAGGAACGGACAACCCGGGGGAAACGCGGCCTGGTTGAAATCGGACGGGCAGCGATCAATCAAACCTATGTCCAGGGCTTTCGAAGAATCAACAACTGGACTCGCTACTTCGGACTCTGGGCTGTTCTGGGCATCCTGCAGGGTTTGCTGGTTACCGGATTGCTGGCACTGGCAGGGAGCCAGGTCGCCTGGTGGTATCCGATCATAGGTATCGGTGTCGGCCTGGTCCAATCGATTATCCTGATGCCCGTGGTAGGCCCCGTCCTGCACGCCACCCGTTACGAGGGGCTACCCCGTTTTCTTTTGGGGCGGGTCTTCTACACCGATCCTGTCAACACGGTAATCGTATTCATGGGCATCTACGTCACTAACGAGGTCGGCTTCAGCGATGATCAGGCCCAGTACCTGCTGCTCATATCCATTGTCTTCGCCGTGATCGGAGGTCTGCTGTGGGGAGTGGTCGTCGATAAGATCGGTCCCAAACGCAGCCTCAACATGGTGCTGGTGCTCTGGATGGTGGTGTTGGCCCTGGCTGCCTTAATCGCCATGATGGACCTGTCTCCCTGGCTGTTTTGGGTCGTAGGCACCCTGGCAGGGATTGCTCTGGGCGGCACCTGGGCCGCCGATCGTCCCTACATGCTGCGACTGGCTCCACCCCGTTTCATCGGTGAATTCTATGGGCTGTACAGCATGGTGGGCCGCTTTGGCAGCATCATCGGTCCCTTCATGTGGGGCTACATTGCCGAAACCATCGGGCTGGGACGACCGATGGCCATCCTTAGCCTGCTGGTTTTCATCGTCATCGCTTTCGTGATCCTGCAGGGAATCGACGAATCGCCAAGAGACTGGCCCGCAGAGTTGAAGGAATCGGTGTCCACCTGAGCGCAAGGGGCCCGACGCTCTCTGCAAGCCACCAAACCTGACTTTCACTTGTCGACCGTTCCTGTGTTATAATCGGCCCGCGTCAAAGCTGACCCGGGATCATGTCCGATGGATCATCAAGGAGGAGTTCATCCATGGCTGAACAACCCGATCGCAATCTCGCTTTAGATCTTGTCCGCGTAACCGAAGCCGCTGCCCTGGCAGCCTCCCGCTGGATGGGTCGTGGCGACAAAATTGCCGCCGATCAGGCCGCCGTCGATGCCATGCGTTTGATCCTTAACTCCATCGATATGAACAGTATCATCGTAATCGGGGAAGGGGAAAAGGACGAAGCGCCCATGCTCTTCAACGAAGAGGAGTTGGGCACCGGCGCAGGGCCCGAAATGGACATTGCTGTCGACCCCATCGATGGTACCACCTTGACGGCCAAGGGTGGCTCAGGAGCGCTGGCCGTGGTGGCTCTTTCCGAACGGGGCAGCATGTACTCACCAGGCAGTCTGGTTTACATGGATAAGATTGCAGTTGGGCCTGAAGCCAGCCACGTGATCGATATCAACCAACCGGCCGCCTACAATCTGCACGCGGTCGCTCACGCCGTCGGAAAACAGGTTGACGACCTTACAGTAATGATCCTGGACCGCCCTCGCCATGAAGAACTTATCGGCCAGGTGCGCGACGTCGGGGCGCGCATCCGTCTCATCGCAGACGGGGATGTGGCTGGCTCCATTGCAGCAGCCAGTCCGGACACGGGCATCGATGTTCTACTGGGAGTCGGCGGCTCACCCGAGGCAGTCATCACGGCAGCAGCACTGAAATGCATGGGAGGCGGCATGCAGTGCAAACTCTGGCCCCGCAACGATGACGAACGACGCTATGCCGAGCAGCATGGACACGACCTGAACAAGGTGTTCGGAATCGATGACCTGGTTGCCAGTGACAATGTCTTTTTCGCCGCCACCGGCATCACCGACGGCGAACTCCTTGAAGGTGTCCGCTACATGCGCGGCGGTGCCAGCACCTCTTCTATCGTCATGCGCTCCAGGTCGGGCACGATCCGGACCATCGTCTCGCAGCACCGCTGGGATAAACTGATGCGTATCAGCCAGATCAGTTACGCCAGTTCTGATCTCGCCATGCCAGATTGAACTTGGTTTTCCACCGACACAAACTCTCTTTCGATACGGAGAAGAATCATGGACCGCGAAATAATCAAGACGACGGCAGCGCCTGCCGCGGTTGGCCCTTACTCGCAGGCAGTTCGGGTGGGAGACCTGGTATTCACCGCTGGACAGATTGGAATCGATCCCCAAACCGGCGACATGGCTGAAGGGCTGGAAGCGCAGACTCGACAGGTGCTATCCAATCTCAAGGCTGTGCTTACAGCGGCGGGAAGCAGTGTCGACGGTGTCGTCAAGACCACCGTGTACCTTCAAAACATGGCGGATTTCACCGCCATGAATGCCATTTACGGCGAGGTTTTCGCCAGC
Protein-coding regions in this window:
- the uppS gene encoding polyprenyl diphosphate synthase: MTSNDETNGTQVMAGQLRIPHHVGIIMDGNGRWAQEQGLPRFMGHRAGTDNIRQVLEASVGFGIKVLTIYAFSTENWGRPPAEVRGLMRLLSRTIEEQLQELHENGVQIRHSGSLVGISEPLKKQITRALELTSNNDRIILNVAFNYGGRAEIIDGIRRVIEDGLAPEQITEDIFSHYLYTHDLPDADLIIRTGGEYRLSNFLIWQAAYAEYYATPTYWPDFDEAELRKALEAFSDRDRRFGHVQVT
- a CDS encoding Gfo/Idh/MocA family oxidoreductase, which codes for MKESITAVLLGAGQRGADSYGPYALEYPQELRFVAVAEPDPIRRTRFAEAHGIPSERQFTTWEEVASRPQLADALFNCTKDQMHYASTMGALDTGYDVLLEKPMTNRLTPTVQLVQHAEKLGRLLQVCHVLHYTTFFSTLHDILESGKLGDIITVEHRENVETYHMAHSFVRGNWRNAAESSPMILSKCCHDLDILTWNFGHGPERLQSFGSLLHFRRDMAPTGATQRCTDDCPVSEQCPFDARRLYLDMDRTGWPVTMITSDLSYQGRLQALESGPYGRCVFHCDNTVVDHQTVNLEFPGGATAVLFMQGHSHEESRTLRYDGTRATLRGKFTYRGGVIEIHDHVTGAMEVIPCDATMSGHSGGDFGMVSAFLETIRGNAAPLTRARVALESHMMAFAAEESRKKGKVVDMAVFRRRAEEVALSEQQAGN
- the frr gene encoding ribosome recycling factor, producing MIDDILLNAEDRMEKSIESLNFDLRTIRTGRATPALVEHIPVDYYGAPTPLNQLAVIGVPEPRLIVIRPFNPGDIGDIQKAILRSDLGITPSNDSKVIRLAIPQLTEERRKELVRQVGKRVEEARISIRNIRRDANEELKSAEKSKDIPEDDFYWGRDEIQELVDRMIEQIDGIGEAKEKEILEI
- the tsf gene encoding translation elongation factor Ts, with protein sequence MTVTTAMVKELRAATGAGVLDCKNALTEANGNFDEAVEFLRKQGLATAAKKASREANEGLIGNYVHMGSKAASMIEVNCETDFVARTDDFQQLVKDLAMQIVALKPIYVSREDIPEEVLQKEREIYAAQMADSGKPDHILDKIVEGKLEKYYQEVCLVDQPFAKDDSMTVDDLVTRAIAKLGENIVIRRFTRYEVGE
- a CDS encoding phosphatidate cytidylyltransferase; translated protein: MLRTRVLSAAVLMVVVAVPAVLGGLPFFALIAAVGVLATWEHVNLFRQGGYEPSLVLAIILTLLFIVQGQWSDLFPLSLVLTVAVIGSIFWSLFHNSETPATDWAIALAGSLYLGWLLSQFVRLRALEDGLFWLLVGAIAIWAADVTAYFAGRAFGRHPWWPRHSPKKTWEGYLSGAVASTLSSALLGHWLLGLGWLEGAALGLLIGLVAPLGDLAESMIKRQVGAKDSSNLIPGHGGILDRIDSLLVTIPLVFFWASLMPRWPI
- a CDS encoding glycoside hydrolase family 2 TIM barrel-domain containing protein, which produces MVNPPFTLGVNYWPRRKAMFWWSNFDSREIREEFSLIADLGMSMVRIFLLWEDWQPTPDSVNQDALNNLEIVCDIAQNLDLSLNVTFFTGHMSGPSWAPGWMLLPNQTMPAHIRQVVSDGKIVDCAYRNQYSDSMLLNASDLMVETVVARFKDHPAVGVWNLGNEPDLFALPDNAAQGKSWTRHLTSLIKSIDPATPVTCGLHVNSLFEDNGLRISDVFAEVDFPVMHGYPMYVDWARGPLDAWYVPFLCALTSALSGGKPTLMEELGGCTEAPGKPSSVWAWTEYGKPRTQFMAAEGEFADYVEQLLHNLPQVGASGAVFWCFADYHPDLWDRPPCLEAWHERFFGLMRPDGSLKPHAEVIKRFATSRPTVQPPRYSIDLDITPDQYYHDPLKYVQRFYAEFLSQVGQPFPVPAV
- a CDS encoding RidA family protein — its product is MDREIIKTTAAPAAVGPYSQAVRVGDLVFTAGQIGIDPQTGDMAEGLEAQTRQVLSNLKAVLTAAGSSVDGVVKTTVYLQNMADFTAMNAIYGEVFASAPPARSTVQAAGLPLGALVEVEAIALCEK
- the glpX gene encoding class II fructose-bisphosphatase, which produces MAEQPDRNLALDLVRVTEAAALAASRWMGRGDKIAADQAAVDAMRLILNSIDMNSIIVIGEGEKDEAPMLFNEEELGTGAGPEMDIAVDPIDGTTLTAKGGSGALAVVALSERGSMYSPGSLVYMDKIAVGPEASHVIDINQPAAYNLHAVAHAVGKQVDDLTVMILDRPRHEELIGQVRDVGARIRLIADGDVAGSIAAASPDTGIDVLLGVGGSPEAVITAAALKCMGGGMQCKLWPRNDDERRYAEQHGHDLNKVFGIDDLVASDNVFFAATGITDGELLEGVRYMRGGASTSSIVMRSRSGTIRTIVSQHRWDKLMRISQISYASSDLAMPD
- the pyrH gene encoding UMP kinase encodes the protein MSEPKFSRILLKIGGESLAGPEGYGIDPERAVDLAYKVKQVTDLGVEVALVLGAGNIWRGKTGLAHGMERATADHMGMLATVMNALALQDALERIGVITRVQTSIEMRSLAEPYIRLRAIRHLEKGRVVIIGAGTGNPYFTTDTAAALRAMEVGADVLIKATKVDAVYDDDPLENPDATRFEFLPYLDALNLRVGVLDSTAITLSMENHMPIYVVDLWQPGVLESVVMGEQVGTIIADEAVWQERQPATTNSQERQRR
- a CDS encoding MFS transporter, giving the protein MTTAQVAVAPPPQPSRLSVLSWALYDLANTIFSMNIVSLYFGLWVVNQMGGNDADYGNANSISMALMFFTAPILGALSDQAGRRMPFLIVTTLLCVGFTALLGTWGLMISLLLFIVANYMFQAGLIFYDSLLPVVSTEENRGRVGGLGIGLGYMGSFIGVGAGLLLLDRIGYTGIFRLTAVLFLVFAIPCFIFVKERTTRGKRGLVEIGRAAINQTYVQGFRRINNWTRYFGLWAVLGILQGLLVTGLLALAGSQVAWWYPIIGIGVGLVQSIILMPVVGPVLHATRYEGLPRFLLGRVFYTDPVNTVIVFMGIYVTNEVGFSDDQAQYLLLISIVFAVIGGLLWGVVVDKIGPKRSLNMVLVLWMVVLALAALIAMMDLSPWLFWVVGTLAGIALGGTWAADRPYMLRLAPPRFIGEFYGLYSMVGRFGSIIGPFMWGYIAETIGLGRPMAILSLLVFIVIAFVILQGIDESPRDWPAELKESVST